Within Desulfobacter sp., the genomic segment GGATGAACCCGGCCGGCCGAAGATGGAGGCAAGGATCTGGTCCAGGAAACCGCCGGAAAAATTGATGATGAAATACCCGGATATTCCGTGCCCGTTGAGTCCGATGAACCCTTTGATGTCCTTATCTGCCAGGGGCTGGGTCCGCACGGCAGGGGTGCCGGGCATGGACTGCATCCCTGCAAAGGTGGAAAAAACCTTCATGGAGGCGCTGATAAAAGGGTTTATGTAGTTTACATCCATGGCGGCAGTATAAACTCAGAGACGGGAATTATCAATGGGGCAGAAGTAGTAGAGCGGTGAAAAAAATGCATTCGCCTTGGCCGTTTAAATAATGTATAATACAAACTGATTACAGGGTCTGATGCCGGTTTTGCTCCCAAGGATCCAGCATAATAACCGAAAAGGTCCGGTGCCTGAACCGTCCCCGGATCTGAAAGGAGGCATGATGACTTTTCAAACAATTTTAAATCCCGTCGACGGGTCTGAGCATTCCAGGAATGCCACCCGATATGCCATCACCCTGGCAGAAAAATTTAACTCCAAAGTTGTTCTTCTCCACTGCCACAACCGGTTTCCGGTGGTATTGTCCGAACCCTATTTCCAGCAGGCCATAAATGAAATCATGAAAGCCTCGGAAACCCTGGTCCAGCCCTTTGAGGAGATGTTGGAGGAATCCGGTGTGGATTATGAAGTCAGGATTCTGGAAGGGCTGCCCGGCTCCACCGTTGCCGAGGTGGTACGAATTGAAAAGATTGATCTTGTGGTCATGGGATCCAGGGGGGTATCTGATTTTGAGGGGCTTTTCCTGGGGTCGGTGGCCCACCAGGTACTCCATAAATCTGACTGTCCCGTGTTTATTGTAAAATAGCGGCCCCTTTCAGGGGCTGTATTCCGCCGCTAATTTCAGGAGCTGTTTCCAACGCCCTTTTTCCGGCCCGGCCGCCGGGGAAAGGGCGTTTTTTATTCTTGATTTTCATGGGAATTTCAGATATTGGTTGGGCCAATTTTTTTGCAGGACAGATGGACAGGACAAAGATATGGCCAGGGGAATTTACCACAGGGTGGAATCGGAAATTATCCGGATGATTGAAACCGGTGAGGCGGCGCCGGGCTGCCGCCTGCCCTCGGAGCGTGCACTGGCGGAAAGGCTAAAGGTCTCCAGGAACACGGTGCGGGAAGCCATCCGTGCCCTGGTGGAAAAGGGAATTTTATTTTGTCGACGGGGGGCCGGCTCATTTGTGGCTCCCGAAGCCGAGGAACAGATTGCCCGGGCATTGCAAAAGGAAATGGCTGGAAAGCGGGTGCGCCTGGCTGAGATTTTCGAAGTCCGGAAAATGCTCGAACCGGCCATTGCGGGCCGGGCCGCAGAGATCATCGGGGAGGCCGGGCTGGCAGACCTGGAAGAGATCGTCCGCCGGCAGGAGGCCGCGCTGGAGAAGGGCCAGGACCCCGCAGTCTTTGACACCCGGTTCCATGAGGCTCTGGCAAAGGCCACCGGCAATTCCGTACTCTGTTCCCTGTTTTCCACCCTCAATGCCGTCCTGGCCGAAAGCCGTGATTTTCAACCCCCCAGGCGGGCCGCCCTTTCCATTTCTTCCCACCGGCAGATACTCAGCGCCCTGAGGGCGCGGGACAGGGAAAAGGCGTCCCGGGCCATGGCCGATCACATGGAAAAAACCCAGAGCCTGTTAAACCGGATGTTAACATCCAAAACATAAGGAATACCCTAAATGATCTATCTCTCATTGTACCTTTGTGTCGGGGCTGTGGCCGGTGTGCTGGCCGGCCTCCTTGGCATCGGCGGCGGACTGGTCATTGTGCCTATGCTGACCTTTGTCTTTACCTCCCAGGGCGTTGCCCACGAGGTGATTCTTCACATGGCCCTGGGCACCTCCCTGGCCAGCATCCTCTTTACCTCTCTCTCCAGCATGCGGTCCCACCACAAGCACGGGGCCGTGGTCTGGCCGGTGGTGTTCCGGATTACCCCGGGCATCCTGGTGGGGACCTTCTGCGGCACCTGGATCGCCGCCATGCTCTCCACCAATTTCCTCAAGGGGTTTTTCGGGATTTTTCTTTACTATGTGGCCACCCAGATGCTCATGGGCATCAAGCCCAAACCCACCCGGGAGATTCCCGGGGCCCCAGGGATATTCGCCGCAGGGAATATCATCGGTGTATTTTCAAGTCTGGTGGGTATCGGCGGGGGCACCCTGTCCGTGCCCTTCCTGGTCTGGTGCAATACCAAGATTCACAAGGCCATCGGCACCTCGTCGGCCATCGGTTTTCCCATTGCCGTTGCCGGCACCCTGGGGTATGTGGTTAACGGCATGGGGGTGGATGGTCTGCCCGCCATGTCCATTGGATTTATCAATCTGAAGGCCCTGGCCGGCATCGTGGCGGCCTCTGTGCTCACTGCGCCCCTGGGGGTGAAGCTGGCCCACAGTTTGCCCGTTGACAAGCTCAAACGGGTATTTGCGGTGTTGCTCTACCTGGTGGGCACCCGGATGCTGATCTCCATTTTTTAGCCGGCCTGTCTAATCTTTATTCTGGGGGCTGTCGTCGGCTGGTGGCCCGGCTTTCCTTAAGGTGGCGGCCCATTGGGAGTTCTCTTTGGAAATCATGGCCTCCACCCTGGCCACCAGAAGGGGAAAGGGGGCCTTTGTGTCATAGGGCGGCACGTTGGTTTCAAAGAGGTATTTTTCATGGCGCAGGGTTTCACAGGTGGTCCGGTATTCGATCCAGTTTTCATGGTATTTGTTCATGGTTACCATGGCGGTGATCACTGAGATCAATACCCCGAGCAGGCCGACGACGGCCTGGAGAAAAATGGCGTCCTGGGTCATGAAACCGATGAGAAAGGGGATCATGGCCGCGGCCGTAAATTCGATGAGCTTGAGGCGCTTGAAGATTTTCTGGTTCCACATGCTCTTTTGATCGTACCATTCAATCTGGTCGTCCAGCCGTTGTTTGATATATTCTTCCCGGTTCATTTGACGAAGCCTTTCATTATGGTGTGAATACGCTGAAGAGACTGAAATTATAAATAGGTTATGGGCTTTTTTTTGTCAATATCCCCCTTTCAGGCCAATGCCGGGCCCAGGGCCTGGACAATGAGGATGCCGGCCATCAGGGCCAGCAGGCGCCGCAGCCATTTCCTGTAGACTGCCCCCGGAATCCGGTCCCTCAGGGCCATGGCTCCGGTCATGATTCCCAGGGCCAGGACTGCCAGCGGCAGTGCGGTTTTTAACACTTCCGGGGTGTACAGGCCCGCAGAGAGAAATACCGTTCCCTGGGTCAGTTTGCCCAAGAGAAAACAGAGGTTGAAGACCTGGATCATGGCGGTTTTATCCATTTTGACCTCAAGGGCGAAGATGACCAGGGCCGGGAGCATTACGTTCACCGTGCCTCCCAGGATGCCCGCGGATATGCCGAAGACGGCTGTGGCGGCAGCGGGATGGGCCGGTATCCAGGAAAAGCCCAGGCCCAGGCGTTCAGCGTTGAGATAGAGGATGATGACCCCGGCAAGAAGCGGCCGGAAGAGTTCCGGCGGCGCCAGGATCAACAGCCGGGTGCCCATGAAGGAACCAGCCATACCGTACAGGGCCAGGGGCCAGTACCGGCCGATGCTCCTGCCCCATCCACCCCCACGGATAACGTTGGCCGCATTGATGAATACCGTGGGCAGCACCAGGATCAGTACGGCGGTTTTTACATCGGCGGCCATGGCCAGCAGCGGGGTGGCCACCAGAGGAAATCCAATGCCCACGACGCCGTGGACTACGGCGGCAAAGGCGGTGATGGCGGTATATAAAATGAGGGTGGCTATGGGCTCCATGACAGGGAAAGGTATATCAAGGCTGCCATTTGCAAACAATATTTATTCTGTTTTTATTTTTTACTGCCAAGTTTCTGTCGGTGCGGTAAAATCTGTCCAGGTCACAGAGATTGTTCCGAATCAGAACAGAGGGCGATTGGGGTCAGGTAAAATAGCATCGCCGCCTATATTTTTAACAGCAGTGATAAAATCAAGCTCCCTGACGATTTTGGTCTGACACCTTTCATCGTGTTTCTTCCTATGCATAACAGTCTCTATTTTTCTTCCATAGGTGGAGTAAACCCATGCCGGTGAAGCTTGGGCCCCTATAATCAGGTAATCAAGCTTTTTTATGGCCGTGTTGTGAGGGGAACCGCCAAGCTTTTCAATCACTGAAAAAAGATCTTTTCTTTTGCCGGATGCTGCCGGCCCCGTAAGGCAGAATTTTTTCCCTTTAAAGGTTATTCTGGGCGCCTTTTCGCAAATAGAAGATATTGATTTGAATATTGGAGCGGGCGACCTCATGTGACAATTTAGCCAGTATTCATCATCGTGGAGATGCGGTTCGTCAATTAATTGCTCTTCGAAATCTGAAAAGAATTCTTTTAAAAGACGGTGCTCTTCGGTGTCTATCTTTCCATCATTTAAGATGGTTTGAATATGGGCTCTTAATTCGTTTATCGGCCACCAGTCGTGCAGCCCTTCGTAGTCCAAAAGCCACTCTTCAAGCCCCTCAAGCTCTTCCTCTGTGATGGATCGGTCGCAGATAATGCCTGAAAAAATACCATGCAACCGCCTGATTACCTGGGTGAAATTTTCCAAATAACCTTTTTCATTTAATGTTTCAGCACACCATTCAAGCAGGTCTTCCCGCTCTTGTTCGTCAATCACCTCATCTTCCAGAATTTCTTCAAGCAATAAGCTGAGCCCTTTAAATGGCTCCGTTTCTCTCATCGCTTCGTGTATATCAATCCAATTTTTAAGCGCAATTATCTCTTGATCCCTGACTTTATAATCAATAGATATGCCCTCGATGATACCGTAGAGTCGTTCGATGGAATTTTTGATGTAATTTTTTGTTGCAATTGACATAAGCACCCCTCAGAAAATGATAGAAGATATAACCGCCATATCACCCGCGATTGGAGATGTAAACCCCTACCATCTGTTTTCCCAGGGCCTTCGCGTCTATACATGATAAAAAAAGGAGGACGTGATTAAACCGTTTTTATTGTTTCTTGATAAGCGGGCATAACCCGGCCGCAGCACGGGGGAGCGCTTCCGTTTTTGCATTCCCTGTCGTCCTGACCGGGAATGCAGTGAATGAACGGCCGTCTTTGCCGTCCTGGCAGTCGGCAGTTCATACACCACTCCATCGCTCCCCCGCACCACGGCCTGGCCACCCAGATAAACCCGGACCAATTCCCAGGTTTCCAGGGCGATACCTTTCCCCTTGCTTTCCGGGTGCAGATCAAGATAATGTCCAAAAAAATTGAATGGAGATTTCAACACTTGAAAAGTATCATACACCACATGTTGAGCTTCAAAGGAAAATAATAATGATAACCATTAACGAGTCGAATCGATACGCTGAACTCATCAATCTTTTCATTGAAAATGAATTAGAATTTACAGAAAAGGATAAACAGATTCCAGGTACGGTGGCCAAGTACTGGGAAGCACTCGATGATGGAAAGCTTATTGGTGGTTGCGTTTTGGGCCTGCGGGAAGGGGTATACATCCTTGAAGGCATCGCAACAGATGCAGATTACAGAAAAAAACGTGTGGGAAAACAACTCCTTTGTGAAGCAGAGACCTATCTCAAAACATTAGGCGCCAGGAAATTATATTTGTGTGCAAAGGCTCCCGGTTTCTTTAAAACTCAGGGTTTCTTGGCAATCGATAGAGAAAACGCCCCTCAATTCGGATGCATAAACTGTGACCAGTTTGGAATCAAGTGTTTCCCGGAAGTAATGATGAAAGATTTATAGAGGATGTCAACCGATCAGAGTGGGGGGATTTCTTTGTTGCGGATGTTGCTTTTCCCTGTGGGCTTTCCTATACTGCAGATGATCCACTGTAAATAATTGTGTCTAAACAGTTATACCGTTTTTAGCTATGATGAAATTTTATATTTCAGTCCTTATCTGTTCATTGATGCTATCCATGGCCGCCGCTGATGAGATAACGGTGGTGGGGGATGATTGGCCGCCGTTTAATCATATTGCCGGAGCGAAAAACGAAGGGTACATGATTGACATTGCCAGGGCCGTATTTGTGGCCGAGGGCCATGGGTTTCATTACCTGGTGCTGCCTTGGAAAAGAGCCCTCCGTGAAACCCGGAGAGGAAGGTACACTGCGGTTGTCGGGGCGTCAAAAACAGATGCAAAGGGATTTGTTTTTCCCTCCCAGGAACTGGCCAGGAACTATCTGGCGTTTTATACGAAAAAGGGAACCCCCTGGCAGTACAAGGAGCCGTCATCGCTCAAGCAGATAAAACTGGCCACCATCGCCAGTTATGACTACCGGCCCTGGCTCAATGAATATGTGGCGTCGAATCTGGACAATCCGGAAAAAGTCTTTGTGAATTTCGGCCTGAATCCCCTGGAGAAAAACCTGCGGCTGCTGATGGCCGGCCGGGTGGATGCGGTGGTGGACAATGACGCGGCGATCCGGTTTGTTGCCAGACAGATGAACCTGGGGGATAAAATTCAGTTGGCAGGGCAGGGCACCCTGCCCTCATTTTGCTACATTGCTTTTTCTCCGGGCCTTGACCGTTCCAAGAGTTACGCCCGCATTTTGTCCAGAGGGATTGCGGAAATGAGAAAGAGCGGCAGGCTAAAACAGATTCTGAACAAATACGACCTTGAGGACTGGCGATCGCCGACGGGGAATCCGGCCGGCACCAGTGATACCGATTAGTCTGTCGGAAGGGGAAGTGTCTTGACCTCAAAATCCTTTACTTATATCATTCCCATATGAAACAGGTATTTTATATCATTCTTTTTGTTTTTTTATACGGAGAAGCCGCTTTGGGGGACACGCTGACATTGGTGACCCTGGAAAGCCCGCCGGCGGAGTTTTTCAGGGACGGACGGGCAATGGGGCGGAATGTGGATATTGCCCGTGAAGGCCTGAAACGGATGGGGATTGAGGCGAAGGTGCGGATCCTGCCCTGGAAGCGGGCCCTGGTCATGGTGGAAAACGGAGATGCCGACGGGATTATCGATGCCGCTTACAGCACTGAACGGGCCGAATTCCTTTATTATCCCCATGAAGAGGTCTATGTTGAAGAGTGGTACCTGTTCCGGCGGAAAGGGAGTCCACTGACCCTTGACAGGGATCTGGGCAATGCCGGACAGTTTACCCTGGGGATTTGCAGGGGATTTCAATACGGCGGATTGATCCAGGACGCCATTGAAAAAAAACGATTCAAAACATTCCAGGCGGTACCGGATAATGCAATGAATATAAAAAAGCTGGTGGGCGGCCGCTTCGACGTTTTTGTGGGGGTGAAGCTGACCATTTTATATCTGGCCGGAAAGATGGGCGTTGCCGGACAGATCGAGCCGGTGCCCATGACCGAGACCGGCCGGCCCTACCTTTTAAGTGCTTCCAAAACCTATCTGGCTTTTTCAAAGAAAACCGTCACCCGGAAGACCGTAGACCGATTTTCCCTTGTCCTCAGAAAGATGAAGGATGAAGGGGAGGTCAGGCGTATTGAATCCCGGTATTACTAAATTTCTTTCCACCTAAAAGTCCCGAAAGATTGGTTTCCTTTTCCGCACCATCCTGAATCATTGAACCGACCTGAGTTTACCGGCTTCAGGCGGCTTTGGTTTCCATTCTTTTCCCCATGTCCGAACAATCATCCGGAACCTCCCGGCCACCGCGGCTTTTATTGCTTTTTTACAGGTTAAGTTCCTGATTTCCCGGTCGATGGCTGAATATATAAATCTGCCATTGGAGGAGGGAAATTATGTCCACAGGATCAATAACAAGTCTGGGATTGGGATCGGGTCTGGATCTCCAGGATATCATGGATCAGCTCAGGGAGGCCGAAGAGGCCACCATCACGGCCAAGGAAACTGAAAAAACAGAGCTGCAGAACAAGTCCGAT encodes:
- a CDS encoding DUF4231 domain-containing protein, with the translated sequence MNREEYIKQRLDDQIEWYDQKSMWNQKIFKRLKLIEFTAAAMIPFLIGFMTQDAIFLQAVVGLLGVLISVITAMVTMNKYHENWIEYRTTCETLRHEKYLFETNVPPYDTKAPFPLLVARVEAMISKENSQWAATLRKAGPPADDSPQNKD
- a CDS encoding sulfite exporter TauE/SafE family protein; this translates as MIYLSLYLCVGAVAGVLAGLLGIGGGLVIVPMLTFVFTSQGVAHEVILHMALGTSLASILFTSLSSMRSHHKHGAVVWPVVFRITPGILVGTFCGTWIAAMLSTNFLKGFFGIFLYYVATQMLMGIKPKPTREIPGAPGIFAAGNIIGVFSSLVGIGGGTLSVPFLVWCNTKIHKAIGTSSAIGFPIAVAGTLGYVVNGMGVDGLPAMSIGFINLKALAGIVAASVLTAPLGVKLAHSLPVDKLKRVFAVLLYLVGTRMLISIF
- a CDS encoding transporter substrate-binding domain-containing protein translates to MKQVFYIILFVFLYGEAALGDTLTLVTLESPPAEFFRDGRAMGRNVDIAREGLKRMGIEAKVRILPWKRALVMVENGDADGIIDAAYSTERAEFLYYPHEEVYVEEWYLFRRKGSPLTLDRDLGNAGQFTLGICRGFQYGGLIQDAIEKKRFKTFQAVPDNAMNIKKLVGGRFDVFVGVKLTILYLAGKMGVAGQIEPVPMTETGRPYLLSASKTYLAFSKKTVTRKTVDRFSLVLRKMKDEGEVRRIESRYY
- a CDS encoding FadR family transcriptional regulator yields the protein MARGIYHRVESEIIRMIETGEAAPGCRLPSERALAERLKVSRNTVREAIRALVEKGILFCRRGAGSFVAPEAEEQIARALQKEMAGKRVRLAEIFEVRKMLEPAIAGRAAEIIGEAGLADLEEIVRRQEAALEKGQDPAVFDTRFHEALAKATGNSVLCSLFSTLNAVLAESRDFQPPRRAALSISSHRQILSALRARDREKASRAMADHMEKTQSLLNRMLTSKT
- a CDS encoding sulfite exporter TauE/SafE family protein; translated protein: MEPIATLILYTAITAFAAVVHGVVGIGFPLVATPLLAMAADVKTAVLILVLPTVFINAANVIRGGGWGRSIGRYWPLALYGMAGSFMGTRLLILAPPELFRPLLAGVIILYLNAERLGLGFSWIPAHPAAATAVFGISAGILGGTVNVMLPALVIFALEVKMDKTAMIQVFNLCFLLGKLTQGTVFLSAGLYTPEVLKTALPLAVLALGIMTGAMALRDRIPGAVYRKWLRRLLALMAGILIVQALGPALA
- a CDS encoding GNAT family N-acetyltransferase, with protein sequence MITINESNRYAELINLFIENELEFTEKDKQIPGTVAKYWEALDDGKLIGGCVLGLREGVYILEGIATDADYRKKRVGKQLLCEAETYLKTLGARKLYLCAKAPGFFKTQGFLAIDRENAPQFGCINCDQFGIKCFPEVMMKDL
- a CDS encoding transporter substrate-binding domain-containing protein; amino-acid sequence: MAAADEITVVGDDWPPFNHIAGAKNEGYMIDIARAVFVAEGHGFHYLVLPWKRALRETRRGRYTAVVGASKTDAKGFVFPSQELARNYLAFYTKKGTPWQYKEPSSLKQIKLATIASYDYRPWLNEYVASNLDNPEKVFVNFGLNPLEKNLRLLMAGRVDAVVDNDAAIRFVARQMNLGDKIQLAGQGTLPSFCYIAFSPGLDRSKSYARILSRGIAEMRKSGRLKQILNKYDLEDWRSPTGNPAGTSDTD
- a CDS encoding universal stress protein, with protein sequence MTFQTILNPVDGSEHSRNATRYAITLAEKFNSKVVLLHCHNRFPVVLSEPYFQQAINEIMKASETLVQPFEEMLEESGVDYEVRILEGLPGSTVAEVVRIEKIDLVVMGSRGVSDFEGLFLGSVAHQVLHKSDCPVFIVK